One Anoplopoma fimbria isolate UVic2021 breed Golden Eagle Sablefish chromosome 21, Afim_UVic_2022, whole genome shotgun sequence DNA segment encodes these proteins:
- the vps41 gene encoding vacuolar protein sorting-associated protein 41 homolog — protein MADVEEQARKQSEEFTDESEEEESEEEPKLKYERLSNGVTEILQKDAASCMTVHDKFLALGTHFGKVFLLDIQGNVTQKFEISSVKINQISLDESGEHVGICSEDGKVQVFGLYTREGFHENFDCPIKVVALHPQFSRSNNKQFVTGGNKLLLYERNWLNRWKTSVLHEGEGSITNIQWRANLIAWANNVGVKIYDIGTKQRITNVLRDNVSLRPDMYPCSLCWKDNSSLIVGWGTSIKICVVKERNPTEMRDLPSRYVEIVSAFETEFFISGLAPLADQLVTLYFVKENSDHMDEEFRARPRLDIIQPLPETCEEISSDALTVRNFQDNECRDYRLEHAEGESLFYIISPKDIVVAKERDQDDHIDWLLEKKKYEEALMAAEISFKNIKRHDVQKIGMAYINHLVEKGDYDSAARKCQKVLGKNMDLWENEVYRFKTIGQLKAISQYLPRGDLRLRPAIYEMILHEFLKTDYEGFATLIREWPGELYNNMAIVQAVTDHLKRDPTNRTLLTTLAELYTYDQRYDRALEIYLRLRHKDVYQLIHKHNLFSSIEDKIVLLMDFDKEKAVDMLLDNEDKLSTDRVVEELTDRPELLHVYLHKLFKRDHHKGQKYHERQIVLYAEYDRPNLLPFLRDSTHCPLEKALEVCQQRNFVEETVFLLSRMGNCRRALQMIMEELEDVDKAIEFAKEQDDAELWEDLISYSIDKPPFITGLLNNIGTHVDPILLIHRIKEGMEIPNLRDSLVKILQDYNLQILLREGCKKILVADSLSLLQKMHRTQMRGVRVDEENICESCHATILPSDMAKPFNVVVFHCRHMFHMECLPSSGTIPGVQFCNICSAKKRGPGSGILEMKK, from the exons ATGGCGGATGTGGAGGAGCAG GCCAGGAAACAAAGTGAGGAATTCACAGATGAGTCTGAG GAGGAGGAAAGCGAGGAGGAGCCCAAGCTGAAGTATGAGAGGCTCTCCAATGGGGTGACAGAAATCCTCCAGAAGGATGCAGCCAGCTGTATGACCGTCCACGACAAG TTTCTTGCACTAGGTACCCATTTCGGAAAAGTCTTCCTGCTGGACATCCAAGGAAATGTAACTCAGAAGTTTGAAATT AGTTCAGTGAAGATCAACCAGATCAGTCTGGATGAAAGTGGAGAGCATGTGGGCATCTGCTCCGAGGATGGGAAG GTTCAAGTGTTTGGTCTCTATACAAGAGAGGGCTTCCACGAGAACTTTGACTGTCCCATCAAA GTGGTGGCGTTACATCCTCAATTCAGCAgatcaaacaacaaacagtttgTCACCGGGGGCAACAAG CTGCTCCTGTATGAAAGAAACTGGCTGAATCGCTGGAAGACGTCTGTTCTCCACGAAGGCGAAGGCTCCATCACTAATATCCAGTGGAGAGCTAACCTCATTGCCTGGGCCAACAATGTG GGAGTTAAAATCTATGATATCGGCACAAAGCAGCGGATCACAAACGTGCTTCGGGACAACGTCAGTCTGAGGCCTGACATGTACCCGTGCAGCCTCTGTTGGAAGGACAACAGCTCCCTCATTGTCGGCTGGGGCACTTCCATCAAG ATTTGTGttgtgaaagagagaaatccTACTGAAATGAGAGACCTGCCCAGCCGCTATGTGGAAATAG TTTCCGCATTTGAGACCGAGTTCTTCATCAGTGGTCTGGCTCCGCTGGCAGATCAGCTCGTCACCCTGTACTTTGTGAAGGAGAACTCTGATCACATG GATGAGGAGTTTCGAGCGCGGCCTCGTCTCGACATCATCCAGCCTCTCCCCGAGACCTGCGAGGAGATCTCCTCAGACGCGCTGACCGTGCGCAACTTCCAAGACAACGAGTGCAGAGACTACCGCCTCG AGCATGCTGAGGGAGAGTCGCTCTTCTACATCATCAGTCCCAAAGACATCGTCGTGGCCAAAGAGCGAGACCAGGATGACCACATCGATTGGCTGCTCGAAAAGAAGAAATATGAG GAGGCGCTGATGGCTGCAGAGATCAGCTTCAAAAACATCAAGAGACACGACGTCCAGAAAATCGGGATGGCTTACATCAATCACTTAGTGGAGAAAGGAGACTATGACAGTGCTGCGAG GAAGTGTCAGAAGGTTCTTGGAAAAAACATGGATCTATGGGAAAATGAAGTATATCGGTTCAAGACCATCGGACAGTTAAAG GCCATCAGTCAGTACTTGCCCAGAGGAGATCTGCGTCTCAGACCGGCCATCTATGAAATGATCTTGCATGAATTTCTCAAAACTGACTATGAG GGTTTTGCCACACTGATCCGGGAATGGCCTGGAGAGCTTTATAACAACATGGCCATCGTTCAGGCGGTCACCGATCACCTGAAGAGGGACCCCACCAACAGAACGCTGCTCACCACGTTGGCTGAACT GTACACGTACGACCAGCGGTACGACAGAGCCTTAGAAATCTACCTGAGACTGAGGCACAAAGATGTTTACCAGCTGATCCACAAACACAACCTTTTCTCCTCCATAGAGGACAAGATTGTGCTCCTCATGGACTTTGACAAAGAG AAAGCTGTCGACATGCTTCTGGACAATGAGGACAAGTTATCT ACAGACAGGGTGGTGGAAGAACTAACAGACAGACCGGAGCTTCTGCACGTG TATCTCCATAAACTGTTTAAGCGGGATCACCACAAAGGCCAGAAATACCACGAGAGACAGATTGTCCTGTACGCCGAATATGACCGTCCGAATCTCTTGCCATTCCTGAGAGACAGCACACACTGCCCACTTGAAAAG GCTCTCGAGGTTTGTCAGCAGAGGAACTTTGTAGAGGAGACTGTCTTCCTGCTCA GCAGGATGGGGAACTGCAGACGAGCTCTGCAGATGAtcatggaggagctggaggacgtGGACAAGgccatagagtttgccaaagagcaggacgatGCAGAGCTCTGGGAGGATCTCATCTCCTACTCTATTGACAAACCAC CATTCATCACGGGCCTCCTTAATAACATCGGTACTCATGTGGATCCCATCCTGCTCATCCATCGCATTAAGGAGGGCATGGAGATCCCAAACCTCAGGGATTCACTTGTAAAAATCCTCCAGGACTACAATCTACAA ATTCTTCTGAGGGAAGGATGTAAGAAGATCCTGGTGGCCGACTCCCTCTCGCTGCTTCAGAAGATGCACCGAACACAGATGAGAGGAGTCAGGGTCGACG agGAGAACATTTGTGAATCGTGTCATGCTACAATATTACCGTCAG ATATGGCCAAACCCTTCAACGTGGTTGTGTTTCACTGCAGACACATGTTTCACATGGAGTGTTTACCATCTTCAGGAACA ATTCCTGGGGTGCAGTTTTGTAACATCTGCAGTGCGAAGAAGCGCGGGCCAGGAAGTGGAATCCtggagatgaaaaaataa